The following coding sequences lie in one Pseudomonas syringae CC1557 genomic window:
- a CDS encoding lysophospholipid acyltransferase, translated as MDKFKGAVMVGALRLFALLPWRAVQWAGTAIGWLMWKLPNRSREVARINLSKCFPELSEPELEKLVGRSLMDIGKTLTESACAWIWPAQKSINLVREVEGLEVLKDALASGKGVVGITSHLGNWEVLNHFYCSQCKPIIFYRPPKLKAVDDLLRKQRVQLGNRVAASTREGILSVIKEVRKGGSVGIPADPEPAESAGIFVPFCGTMALTSKFVPNMLAGGKAVGVFLHAMRLPDGSGYKVVLEAAPEAMYSTDTETSAAAMSKVVEKYVRAYPSQYMWTMKRFKKRPPGEARWY; from the coding sequence GTGGATAAGTTCAAAGGCGCCGTAATGGTCGGGGCGTTGCGATTGTTTGCCCTGCTGCCCTGGCGAGCCGTGCAGTGGGCCGGTACCGCCATAGGCTGGTTGATGTGGAAGCTGCCCAATCGCTCCCGTGAAGTGGCGCGGATCAATCTGTCCAAGTGTTTCCCTGAATTGAGCGAGCCCGAGCTGGAAAAGCTGGTCGGCCGCAGCCTGATGGATATCGGCAAGACGCTCACCGAGAGCGCCTGCGCGTGGATCTGGCCGGCACAGAAATCAATCAATCTGGTGCGTGAGGTTGAAGGGCTCGAGGTACTCAAGGACGCGCTGGCGTCTGGCAAGGGCGTGGTCGGTATCACCAGCCACCTGGGCAACTGGGAAGTGCTCAATCACTTTTATTGCAGCCAGTGCAAGCCGATCATTTTCTATCGTCCGCCCAAGTTGAAGGCCGTGGATGATCTGTTGCGCAAGCAGCGCGTGCAGTTGGGCAACCGTGTGGCGGCTTCGACCAGGGAAGGCATTCTCAGCGTCATCAAGGAAGTGCGCAAAGGCGGTTCGGTGGGTATCCCGGCCGATCCGGAGCCGGCTGAATCAGCGGGTATCTTCGTACCGTTCTGCGGCACCATGGCACTGACCAGCAAGTTTGTGCCGAACATGCTGGCCGGAGGCAAGGCAGTCGGCGTATTCCTGCACGCTATGCGCCTGCCGGATGGTTCGGGTTACAAGGTGGTACTCGAAGCCGCCCCCGAAGCGATGTACAGCACTGACACCGAAACCTCGGCAGCGGCGATGAGCAAAGTGGTCGAGAAATACGTGCGGGCTTATCCGAGCCAGTACATGTGGACCATGAAGCGCTTCAAGAAGCGCCCGCCAGGCGAAGCGCGCTGGTATTAG
- a CDS encoding FdhF/YdeP family oxidoreductase: MSESKNTQAPLQGSQTDGSAAGGWPALSAVNKHLLHQHVLIKGNRTLLSMNKPGGFDCPSCSWPDPKKPHTFEYCENGAKALAWESTKKRVTPEFFARHTVSELATWSDHDLEAEGRISEPMRYDAASDKYLPVTWDQAFAEIGEELRNLSDPWKLELYTSGRTSNEAAFLYQLFGRLYGMANFPDCSNMCHETTSVALPESIGVGKGTTTLEDFENADAIFIIGQNPGTNSPRMMSELHAAARRGASIISFNPLREKALVRFAAPQDPRDMLSRGGVEISSQYHQVRIGGDMIALQGVCKAVIEADDTAQREGLPRVLDVPFIEEHTHGFEHYADYCRQLPWETIERHSGLTRQAMEEVAAVYKRSEGVICCWGMGVTQHMRGGDAMQQIINLLLLRGNIGKLGAGACPVRGHSNVQGDRTMGIYEKAGEPFLASMSKVFGFEASRKKGHAVAETCEALLRGEVEALISMGGNFFRAIPDTDVICPTVSRLRMTVLVNTKLNRSATVHGQKAFLLPCVARSELDMQNGVAQTITVEDSMSMVHGSTGMLEPASKHLISEVAIIAGIAKATLEPNPKVDWDSYVNNYALIRDKIEEVLPEQFHNFNQRIREPGGFHLPNEARERKWNTESGKANFLFPEGIYDEDDTPPGAEHLQLMTIRSHDQFNTTVYSNDDRYRDIYGDRMVVMLNPLDIERLGLKAGDYIEFQTALDPIMPRRAPGFKVIPYDVPQGCCAAYYPETNGLVPLANRDKRSNTPASKSIPVNLVRMSSEGVQVALERRGLIAAAS, encoded by the coding sequence GTGTCCGAGTCAAAAAATACCCAGGCCCCGCTTCAAGGCTCACAGACCGACGGCTCAGCTGCGGGCGGCTGGCCGGCACTCAGTGCCGTCAACAAACACTTGCTGCATCAGCATGTACTGATCAAAGGCAATCGCACCCTGCTGTCCATGAACAAGCCCGGAGGCTTCGATTGCCCCAGTTGCTCCTGGCCAGACCCGAAGAAGCCGCACACCTTTGAATACTGTGAGAACGGTGCCAAGGCCCTCGCCTGGGAGTCGACCAAAAAGCGCGTCACCCCCGAGTTTTTCGCCCGGCATACGGTCAGCGAGCTGGCCACCTGGAGCGATCACGACCTGGAAGCAGAAGGCCGTATCAGCGAACCGATGCGCTATGACGCGGCCAGCGACAAATACCTGCCCGTCACCTGGGATCAGGCGTTCGCCGAGATCGGTGAAGAGCTGCGTAATCTGAGCGATCCGTGGAAACTGGAGCTGTACACCTCCGGACGCACCTCAAACGAAGCGGCGTTTCTGTACCAGCTGTTTGGCCGCCTGTACGGCATGGCCAATTTTCCAGATTGTTCGAACATGTGCCATGAGACCACCAGCGTGGCGCTGCCCGAGTCGATCGGGGTCGGCAAGGGCACCACGACGCTGGAAGACTTCGAGAACGCCGACGCGATTTTCATCATCGGTCAGAACCCCGGGACCAACAGCCCGCGCATGATGTCCGAGCTGCATGCTGCGGCACGCCGGGGCGCCAGCATCATCTCGTTCAACCCGTTGCGCGAAAAGGCGCTGGTACGTTTCGCGGCGCCACAGGACCCGCGCGACATGCTCAGTCGCGGCGGCGTGGAGATCAGCTCTCAATATCATCAAGTCCGGATCGGCGGCGACATGATTGCGCTGCAGGGTGTCTGCAAGGCCGTCATCGAAGCAGACGACACGGCGCAGCGGGAAGGCCTGCCACGCGTGCTGGATGTGCCGTTCATTGAAGAGCACACCCACGGTTTTGAGCACTACGCCGATTATTGCCGACAGTTGCCCTGGGAAACCATCGAGCGTCATTCGGGCCTGACGCGTCAGGCCATGGAAGAGGTGGCAGCGGTCTATAAGCGCTCAGAGGGGGTCATCTGCTGCTGGGGCATGGGCGTCACACAGCACATGCGTGGCGGCGACGCGATGCAGCAGATCATCAACCTGCTGCTGTTACGCGGCAACATCGGCAAGCTTGGTGCCGGAGCCTGCCCGGTACGTGGGCATTCCAACGTTCAGGGCGACAGGACGATGGGCATCTATGAAAAAGCCGGCGAGCCGTTTCTGGCCAGCATGAGCAAGGTGTTCGGTTTCGAGGCGTCCAGAAAAAAAGGACACGCCGTGGCCGAGACCTGCGAAGCCTTGTTGCGTGGCGAAGTGGAAGCGCTCATTTCAATGGGCGGCAATTTCTTCCGCGCGATTCCGGATACCGATGTGATCTGCCCGACCGTCAGCCGCTTGAGAATGACCGTGCTGGTCAACACCAAACTCAACCGCAGCGCAACGGTGCATGGCCAGAAAGCCTTCTTGCTGCCGTGCGTGGCGCGTTCTGAACTGGACATGCAGAACGGCGTGGCACAAACCATTACGGTCGAAGACTCGATGTCGATGGTGCACGGCTCGACCGGCATGCTGGAGCCTGCGTCGAAACATCTGATTTCCGAAGTGGCGATCATCGCCGGTATTGCCAAAGCGACGCTCGAGCCCAATCCCAAGGTGGACTGGGACAGCTACGTGAACAATTACGCCCTGATTCGCGACAAGATCGAAGAAGTACTGCCTGAGCAGTTCCATAACTTCAATCAGCGCATCCGCGAGCCCGGCGGTTTCCACCTGCCCAACGAGGCCCGCGAGCGTAAGTGGAACACTGAATCCGGCAAGGCCAACTTCCTGTTTCCCGAGGGGATCTACGACGAGGACGACACGCCTCCGGGCGCAGAGCATCTGCAGTTGATGACGATCCGCAGCCACGATCAGTTCAACACAACGGTGTACTCCAACGATGATCGTTACCGGGACATCTATGGCGACCGCATGGTGGTGATGCTCAACCCGCTGGACATTGAACGTCTGGGGCTGAAGGCCGGCGATTACATCGAATTCCAGACTGCTCTCGACCCGATCATGCCGCGTCGTGCACCGGGTTTCAAGGTCATCCCCTACGACGTGCCACAGGGCTGCTGCGCGGCTTACTACCCGGAAACCAACGGCCTGGTACCACTGGCCAATCGGGATAAACGCAGCAACACACCTGCGTCCAAATCGATCCCGGTGAACCTGGTACGGATGAGCTCAGAAGGAGTGCAAGTGGCGCTGGAGCGGCGCGGGTTGATCGCGGCGGCCAGCTAG
- the trkA gene encoding Trk system potassium transporter TrkA, with the protein MKIIILGAGQVGGTLAEHLAGEANDITVVDTDGDRLRDLGDRLDIRTVQGKGSYPAVLRQAGADDADMLVAVTSSDEANMIACQVAYTLFHTPTKIARIREAAYLTRAGLFDKTAIPVDVLISPEQVVTNYIKRLIEYPGALQVIDFADGKAQLVAVKAYYGGALVGQPLRQLRAHMPNVDTRIAAIYRRDRAILPHGDTVIEADDEVFFIAAKADIRAVMGELRRLDENYKRIVIAGGGNIGERLAEAIESRYQVKIIEMNPARCRYLSENLDSTVVLQGSSSDRDLLLEENIGNTDLFLALTNDDEANIMSSLLAKRLGARKVMTLINNPAYVDLVQGGEIDVAVSPQLATIGTLLAHVRRGDIVSVHSLRRGAAEAIEIVAHGDAKSSKVVGRAIKDINLPTGTAIGAIIRDEQVLIAHDITVIESGDHVIMFLVDKKCIREVERLFQVGLSFF; encoded by the coding sequence TTGAAAATCATCATTCTGGGTGCAGGTCAGGTGGGCGGGACGCTGGCCGAGCATCTGGCGGGCGAAGCCAACGACATCACGGTGGTCGACACCGATGGCGACCGGTTGCGCGATCTGGGCGACCGCCTGGACATCCGTACCGTGCAGGGCAAAGGTTCGTATCCGGCGGTGCTGCGCCAGGCAGGTGCCGACGACGCCGACATGCTGGTGGCGGTCACCAGCAGCGACGAAGCCAACATGATCGCCTGCCAGGTGGCCTACACACTGTTCCACACGCCCACCAAGATCGCACGGATACGGGAGGCGGCGTACCTGACGCGCGCAGGCCTGTTCGACAAGACCGCGATCCCGGTCGATGTGCTGATCAGCCCGGAACAAGTGGTGACCAACTACATCAAGCGGCTGATCGAATACCCCGGTGCGTTGCAGGTGATCGACTTTGCCGACGGCAAGGCGCAACTGGTCGCGGTCAAAGCCTATTACGGCGGGGCGTTGGTGGGTCAGCCGCTGCGCCAGCTACGAGCGCACATGCCCAATGTCGATACCCGCATCGCGGCGATCTATCGGCGCGACCGGGCGATACTGCCGCATGGCGACACGGTCATCGAGGCCGACGACGAGGTGTTTTTCATCGCTGCCAAGGCTGACATTCGCGCTGTCATGGGCGAGCTGCGGCGCCTGGACGAGAACTACAAACGTATTGTCATTGCTGGCGGCGGCAACATCGGTGAGCGCCTGGCCGAGGCCATCGAAAGCCGTTATCAGGTCAAGATCATCGAAATGAATCCGGCGCGGTGTCGTTACCTGTCGGAGAACCTCGACAGCACGGTGGTGCTGCAAGGCAGCTCATCGGATCGAGACCTGCTGCTGGAAGAAAACATCGGCAACACTGACCTGTTCCTGGCCCTGACCAACGATGACGAAGCCAACATCATGTCGTCGCTGCTGGCCAAGCGGCTGGGCGCTCGCAAAGTGATGACGCTGATCAACAACCCGGCCTATGTCGATCTGGTGCAGGGTGGCGAGATCGACGTTGCGGTCAGTCCGCAACTGGCAACCATTGGCACGCTGCTGGCCCACGTGCGACGTGGCGATATTGTCAGCGTTCACTCGCTACGCCGTGGCGCGGCGGAAGCCATCGAAATCGTTGCCCACGGCGATGCGAAATCCAGCAAAGTGGTCGGCCGCGCCATCAAGGACATCAACCTGCCGACCGGTACGGCAATCGGCGCGATCATCCGCGACGAACAGGTGTTGATTGCCCACGACATCACCGTGATCGAATCCGGTGATCACGTGATCATGTTTCTTGTGGATAAAAAATGCATCCGCGAAGTAGAGCGGCTGTTTCAGGTAGGGCTGAGCTTTTTCTGA
- the rsmB gene encoding 16S rRNA (cytosine(967)-C(5))-methyltransferase RsmB, with translation MNPRLAAAKALAAVLSGKASLNSSLPTQLDKVELRDRGLTQDLAFGTARWQPRLSALAAKLLQKPFKAADADVEALLLVGLYQLFYSRIPAHAAIGETVGCADKLKKPWAKGLLNAVLRNAQRDGEALLIELEHDPVVRTAHPRWLQKALKAAWPEHWEAICAANNAHPPMILRVNRRHNSRDQYLELLKTAGQDASACTFSQDGIVLAEPCDVRSLPGFAEGWISVQDEAAQLAADLLELAPGQRVLDACCAPGGKTCHLLEVQPQLNGVVAVDLEAKRLVRVRENLDRLGLDAELIAADARDTATWWDGQPFQRILLDAPCSATGVIRRHPDIKLTRQADDIVALATLQGELLDALWPTLQVGGMLVYATCSTLPTENTDVIEAFLARTSGARELDIAGQGGQPAAGIKQAHGRQLLARQGGHDGFYYAKLIKIAAARE, from the coding sequence ATGAACCCGCGTCTGGCCGCCGCCAAGGCACTGGCTGCCGTGCTCAGCGGCAAGGCGTCGCTGAACAGCTCGCTGCCGACCCAACTGGACAAGGTCGAGCTGCGTGATCGTGGCCTGACCCAGGATCTGGCGTTCGGCACGGCGCGCTGGCAGCCACGTCTGTCGGCACTGGCCGCCAAATTGTTGCAAAAACCCTTCAAGGCCGCCGATGCCGACGTCGAAGCCTTGCTGCTGGTCGGCCTCTATCAGCTGTTTTACAGCCGCATCCCTGCGCATGCGGCCATCGGTGAAACCGTTGGCTGCGCCGACAAGCTGAAAAAACCATGGGCCAAAGGCCTGCTCAATGCCGTGCTGCGCAATGCTCAACGCGATGGCGAAGCGCTGCTGATCGAGCTCGAACACGACCCTGTCGTACGCACCGCCCACCCGCGCTGGCTGCAAAAAGCCCTGAAAGCCGCATGGCCGGAACACTGGGAAGCCATTTGCGCGGCCAACAACGCGCATCCGCCGATGATTTTGCGCGTCAACCGTCGCCACAACAGCCGCGATCAGTACCTTGAGCTGCTGAAGACTGCCGGGCAGGACGCCAGCGCCTGCACGTTCAGCCAGGACGGCATCGTGCTGGCCGAGCCGTGTGACGTGCGCTCGTTGCCCGGTTTTGCCGAAGGCTGGATCAGCGTTCAGGACGAAGCCGCACAGCTGGCCGCCGACCTGCTGGAACTGGCGCCCGGCCAACGTGTACTCGACGCTTGCTGCGCGCCGGGAGGCAAGACCTGCCATCTGCTGGAAGTACAGCCACAACTGAACGGCGTGGTAGCAGTGGATCTGGAAGCCAAGCGTCTGGTGCGTGTGCGGGAAAACCTCGACCGTCTGGGCCTCGACGCTGAACTGATCGCCGCCGACGCCCGTGATACTGCAACCTGGTGGGACGGCCAGCCGTTCCAGCGCATCCTGCTCGACGCGCCATGTTCGGCTACCGGCGTGATTCGTCGCCACCCGGACATCAAACTCACCCGCCAGGCCGACGACATTGTTGCGCTCGCGACCTTGCAGGGTGAACTGCTCGACGCCTTATGGCCTACGCTGCAGGTAGGCGGCATGCTGGTGTACGCAACCTGTTCGACACTGCCGACCGAAAACACCGACGTCATCGAGGCGTTCCTGGCCCGTACTTCGGGGGCCAGAGAACTGGACATCGCCGGGCAGGGCGGGCAGCCAGCAGCTGGCATCAAGCAGGCGCATGGTCGCCAGTTGCTGGCCCGGCAGGGTGGCCACGACGGTTTCTACTACGCCAAACTGATCAAGATAGCGGCGGCGCGGGAGTAA
- the fmt gene encoding methionyl-tRNA formyltransferase yields MTEPLRIVFAGTPEFAAEHLKALLDSPHQIVAVYTQPDRPAGRGQKLMPSPVKQLALQHDVPVMQPPTLRDPAAQAELAALKPDLMVVVAYGLILPQVVLDIPRLGCINSHASLLPRWRGAAPIQRAVQAGDAESGVTVMRMEAGLDTGPMLLKAITPITAQDTGGTLHDRLAELGPPAVLQAIAGLADGSLVGEVQDDSLANYAHKLNKDEARLDWSRPADELERLVRAFNPWPICHSTLNEETLKVLAADLAEGQGAPGTILSASKDGLIVACGENALRLTRLQLPGGKPLNFADLFNSRREKFAIGTVLGQ; encoded by the coding sequence ATGACTGAGCCACTGCGCATCGTCTTCGCCGGCACCCCGGAATTTGCCGCCGAACACCTCAAGGCCCTGCTCGACAGCCCTCACCAGATCGTGGCTGTGTACACCCAGCCTGATCGCCCGGCCGGTCGTGGACAAAAGCTGATGCCCAGCCCGGTCAAACAACTGGCGCTGCAACATGATGTACCTGTGATGCAGCCGCCAACGCTGCGTGATCCTGCTGCGCAGGCCGAACTGGCAGCGCTCAAACCAGACTTGATGGTGGTGGTCGCCTACGGCCTGATCCTGCCGCAGGTGGTGCTGGATATTCCGCGTCTGGGCTGCATCAACAGCCACGCGTCGCTGCTGCCGCGCTGGCGAGGAGCAGCGCCGATTCAGCGTGCCGTGCAGGCCGGTGATGCTGAAAGTGGCGTGACCGTGATGCGCATGGAAGCGGGTCTGGACACCGGGCCGATGCTGCTCAAGGCCATAACACCGATCACCGCGCAGGATACCGGCGGCACGCTGCATGACCGCTTGGCCGAACTCGGCCCACCCGCTGTGTTGCAGGCTATTGCCGGTCTGGCGGACGGTTCGCTGGTCGGCGAGGTTCAGGACGACAGTCTTGCCAATTACGCTCACAAATTGAACAAGGATGAAGCGCGCCTCGACTGGAGCCGTCCGGCGGATGAGCTGGAGCGTCTGGTCCGTGCTTTCAACCCGTGGCCGATCTGCCACAGCACGCTGAACGAAGAAACCTTGAAAGTGCTGGCGGCCGATCTCGCCGAAGGGCAGGGCGCACCGGGGACTATCCTCAGCGCCAGCAAGGACGGCCTGATCGTCGCGTGCGGCGAGAACGCGCTGCGTTTGACCCGCCTGCAACTGCCGGGCGGCAAACCGTTGAACTTCGCTGACCTGTTCAACAGCCGCCGCGAGAAATTCGCCATCGGTACGGTGCTCGGCCAATGA
- the def gene encoding peptide deformylase gives MAILNILEFPDSRLRTIAKPVAMVDDGIRQLVDDMFETMYEAPGIGLAATQVNVHKRVVVMDLSEDRSEPMVLINPEIEKLTDEMDQYQEGCLSVPGFYENVDRPQKIRVKALDRDGKPYELVAEGLLAICIQHECDHLNGKLFVDYLSNLKRDRIKKKLEKQHKLNA, from the coding sequence ATGGCCATTCTAAACATCCTCGAATTTCCCGATTCGCGCCTGCGCACCATCGCCAAACCTGTGGCGATGGTAGACGACGGCATTCGCCAGTTGGTCGACGACATGTTTGAAACCATGTACGAAGCGCCAGGCATCGGCTTGGCCGCGACGCAGGTCAACGTCCACAAGCGCGTGGTCGTCATGGACCTCAGTGAAGACCGCAGCGAACCCATGGTCCTCATCAATCCTGAGATCGAAAAACTGACCGATGAAATGGATCAGTATCAGGAAGGCTGCCTGTCGGTGCCGGGTTTCTACGAAAACGTCGACCGCCCGCAAAAAATTCGCGTCAAAGCCCTCGACCGCGACGGCAAGCCTTACGAGCTGGTTGCCGAAGGCCTGCTCGCGATCTGCATTCAGCACGAGTGCGATCACCTGAACGGCAAGCTGTTCGTCGATTACCTGTCCAACCTCAAGCGTGACCGGATCAAGAAAAAGCTCGAAAAGCAGCACAAGCTCAACGCCTGA
- a CDS encoding LysM peptidoglycan-binding domain-containing protein has product MRKSLLALLFLTASGLAQAQVQLREGYPQSYTVVAGDTLWDISGKFLREPWKWREIWRANPQVRDPDLIYPGDTLALTWVDGQPRVTLNRGESRGTIKLSPRVRSTPTVEAIPSIPLGAINAFLISNRIVDSAEQFDRAPYIVAGNAERVLSGAGDRAYARGRLDPAHSVYGIFRQGKVYVDPQTNEVLGINADDVGSAEVIAAEGDISTLTLQRTTQEVRPGDRLFASEERAINSTFLPSAPQAPIDGLILDVPRGVTQVGVMDVVTLNKGKRDGLTEGNVLAIYKTSETVRDRVTGDYVKIPDEPAGLLMVFRTYDKLSYALVLQANRSLAIMDKVRNP; this is encoded by the coding sequence ATGAGGAAATCACTACTCGCCCTGCTGTTCCTGACCGCCAGCGGTCTTGCCCAGGCGCAAGTGCAACTCAGGGAAGGCTATCCGCAGAGCTACACGGTCGTCGCCGGAGACACGCTTTGGGATATTTCCGGCAAGTTTTTGCGCGAACCGTGGAAATGGCGCGAGATCTGGCGAGCCAATCCGCAAGTTCGCGATCCCGACCTGATCTACCCCGGCGACACCCTTGCGCTGACTTGGGTCGATGGTCAGCCGCGTGTGACGCTCAATCGTGGCGAGTCGCGTGGCACCATTAAATTGTCACCGCGTGTGCGTAGCACGCCGACGGTCGAGGCCATCCCGAGCATCCCGCTGGGTGCGATCAACGCATTCCTGATCAGCAACCGTATCGTCGACAGTGCAGAGCAGTTCGACCGAGCGCCGTACATCGTCGCCGGCAATGCCGAGCGCGTGCTCAGCGGTGCGGGTGATCGCGCCTATGCGCGCGGCAGGCTGGACCCGGCCCACTCCGTCTACGGTATTTTTCGTCAGGGCAAGGTTTACGTTGATCCGCAGACCAATGAGGTGCTGGGAATCAACGCCGATGATGTCGGCAGCGCTGAGGTGATTGCCGCTGAGGGCGACATTTCGACCCTGACGTTGCAGCGTACCACCCAGGAAGTGCGGCCCGGCGATCGCCTGTTCGCCAGCGAAGAGCGGGCCATCAACTCGACCTTCCTGCCCAGCGCTCCGCAGGCTCCGATAGACGGTTTGATTCTGGATGTGCCACGTGGAGTGACTCAGGTTGGTGTGATGGACGTGGTCACCTTGAACAAAGGCAAGCGTGACGGCCTGACCGAAGGCAACGTGCTGGCGATCTACAAGACCAGCGAAACAGTGCGCGACCGGGTCACGGGCGACTACGTGAAAATCCCCGACGAACCGGCTGGCCTGCTGATGGTTTTCCGCACCTACGACAAGCTTAGTTACGCCTTGGTCCTGCAAGCCAACCGATCTTTGGCCATCATGGACAAGGTTCGTAACCCGTAG
- the dprA gene encoding DNA-processing protein DprA: protein MPLFEKALSSPAELEARLRIHRLPEVGPKRFSRLIDAFGSASSALNAPASAWRALGIPSACAEARREASVRDGASAALAWLERPGQYLLMWDDPCYPALLAEIADPPPLIFIAGDPSILERPQLGMVGSRRASRPGLDTARAFARSLAGAGFVITSGLARGIDGAAHQGALDVGGHTIGVLGTGLEKLYPQQHRALAAQMAAQGGAVISEFPLDAGPQPSNFPRRNRIISGLSLGVLVVEASVASGSLITARLAAEQGREVYAIPGSIHHPGAKGCHQLIRDGATLVETVDHILEGLQHWKSVAPGSAPEPAQPKPCDHPLLALLHAAPHTSEGLSVSSGWPLPKVLAGLTELELDGRISCEAGRWFASAP from the coding sequence ATGCCATTGTTCGAAAAAGCCCTCTCTTCGCCAGCAGAGCTGGAAGCGCGTTTGCGCATACATCGCTTGCCTGAAGTTGGACCGAAACGCTTTTCCAGGCTTATCGATGCGTTTGGTTCTGCCTCCTCGGCACTGAACGCACCTGCCAGTGCATGGCGTGCGCTGGGCATTCCGAGTGCCTGTGCCGAGGCCCGTCGTGAGGCCTCAGTACGCGATGGCGCGAGCGCTGCCCTGGCCTGGCTTGAGCGTCCGGGCCAGTATTTGCTGATGTGGGACGACCCTTGCTACCCCGCGCTGCTGGCCGAGATTGCCGATCCGCCGCCGCTGATTTTTATCGCTGGCGACCCTTCCATTCTCGAACGTCCGCAGCTGGGTATGGTAGGCAGTCGTCGCGCCTCCCGGCCCGGACTGGATACCGCCAGGGCGTTTGCGCGCAGCCTGGCAGGTGCCGGTTTTGTGATCACCAGCGGTCTGGCCCGCGGTATTGACGGCGCCGCGCATCAGGGCGCACTGGATGTCGGTGGGCATACAATCGGCGTGCTGGGCACCGGGCTTGAAAAACTTTATCCACAGCAGCATCGCGCACTCGCAGCACAGATGGCGGCACAGGGCGGCGCAGTGATTTCCGAGTTCCCGCTGGACGCCGGACCACAGCCCAGCAACTTCCCGCGTCGCAACCGGATCATCAGCGGCCTGTCACTTGGCGTGCTGGTGGTCGAGGCCAGCGTCGCCAGCGGATCATTGATAACAGCCCGGCTGGCAGCCGAACAGGGTCGCGAGGTTTATGCGATACCAGGCTCGATTCATCACCCTGGCGCCAAGGGTTGCCACCAACTGATACGTGACGGCGCAACGCTGGTCGAGACCGTCGATCACATTCTTGAAGGCCTGCAGCACTGGAAGAGCGTAGCGCCCGGTTCTGCGCCTGAGCCTGCACAACCCAAGCCTTGTGATCATCCGCTGCTGGCGCTGTTGCACGCCGCGCCACATACCAGCGAAGGGCTGTCGGTATCCAGCGGTTGGCCGTTGCCCAAGGTATTGGCAGGCCTGACCGAGCTGGAACTGGACGGAAGAATAAGCTGTGAAGCGGGACGATGGTTCGCCAGCGCGCCCTGA
- a CDS encoding L-threonylcarbamoyladenylate synthase translates to MVSSWRVQQAAQNIRAGAVIAYPTEAVWGLGCDPWDEEAVYRLLAIKSRPVEKGLILIADNIRQFDFLFEDFPELWLDRMASTWPGPNTWLVPHQNLLPEWITGIHETVALRVTDHPTVRELCALVGPLISTSANPAGRPAARSRLRVEQYFRGQIDGVLGGSLGGRRNPSVIRDIATGQVMRAG, encoded by the coding sequence ATGGTCAGCAGTTGGCGTGTGCAGCAAGCCGCTCAGAATATTCGAGCCGGTGCGGTGATTGCCTACCCGACCGAAGCAGTCTGGGGGCTGGGGTGCGATCCGTGGGATGAAGAAGCGGTTTATCGGCTGCTGGCGATCAAATCCCGGCCGGTGGAAAAAGGCCTGATCCTGATCGCTGACAACATTCGCCAGTTCGACTTTCTGTTCGAAGACTTCCCCGAGTTATGGCTCGACCGCATGGCCAGCACCTGGCCGGGGCCTAATACCTGGCTGGTGCCGCATCAGAACCTGTTGCCCGAGTGGATCACCGGTATTCACGAAACCGTGGCGTTGCGTGTCACCGATCACCCGACCGTACGTGAGTTGTGCGCGCTGGTCGGCCCGTTGATCTCGACATCAGCCAATCCTGCGGGACGTCCGGCGGCGCGTTCGCGGTTGCGCGTCGAGCAGTACTTTCGCGGTCAGATCGACGGCGTGCTCGGCGGCAGCCTGGGCGGCCGCCGAAACCCCAGCGTGATCCGTGACATCGCAACCGGTCAGGTCATGCGCGCTGGCTAA